ATGCTTGGGTTCGAGTGCATGAAGTGGTAGAAATTCACCATTCGGCGTATCGGCGTCCAGTACGGAAACACCTTTTACCAACGTCGAGTAGTGGTGGATGTAGATCATTGAATCATCACGCGACTTGGAGATGAAGGTGAAAAAACTACTGTCTTTTTCTTCGTAGACAACCTGGTCTTCGCTTTGCGGCGTACCCAGTTTGTGTCGCATCACCTGATAGCCGAGCAGGGTCTGCGGGTCCTTGTTAATGTAGAATACGGTCTGGTTATCATTCGCCCAGACCACAGTGTCCTCAGCGTTTTCCAGCGTGTCCTGCAGTAGCTCCCCGGTACTCAGATCTTTAAAGCGGATACTGTAAATTCTTCGGCCCACTGTGTCCTCGGGATAAGCGAGGAGCGTGTTATCCGGAGAGACCGCAGTGCGCGCCACATTGTAAAAGGCGTGGTCTACTGCGAGCGTGTTGACGTCAAGCAAGATTTCTTCGGCTGCCTCCAGGTTACCTTTCTTGCGCGCATGTATTGGGTATTCACCGTCAGACTCATAGCGGGTGTAGTACCAATACCCGCGCACCTTAGCCGGGACGGAAGACTTGTCTTTCTCCAGCCGTCCAACCATTTCCTGGTACAGGCCATCTTGCAGCGTCTCTGTGTGGGCCATTATCTGGTCGACATAGTGGTTCTCTGCCTCCAGGTGCCCCAGTATTTCAGGGTCGCTACGAGAATCGTCACGCATCCAATAATAGGGGTCAATGCGCTCATGGCCATGTATTACCATCTTGTGAGGGACTTTTTTGGCAACTGGTGGGGCGACTTTAGGCGCCAGCGAGCTGCTATCTGGCGAGGTGGGTTTATCCTCGTCGGCAGGCTTACCACAGCCCGTGACGAAGATAGTAAACGCGAGGAAGGCAATATGAGGCTTCATAGCAGCTCCGGGTGATGTTTATCGTTATACCGCGACTGGCGATATCCTATACCAGATATTCACCACAGGGTTATTCGGTGCGACGAGCGGCGATTATTGTGAAAACGCTCCCGCGAGCACAGATGATCGAGTTTGCGGCAGACGAGCTACCCTAAATTCTGCATAATGCCGCGCCGTCGCCTGACCGATACGGCAGGACACCACACACTCTCCAAATCCGGTAGTTCCCATGGAAATCAACGTCAACTTCCTTGAAAACCTGCGTCTTGAAGCCAAGTTTGACGACTTCACGGTCATTACTGACCAGCCGATCCGCTACAAGGGCGACGGTTCGGCGCCGAGCCCGTTTGACTACTTCCTGGCGTCGTCCGCCCTGTGCGCGGCCTATTTTGTGCGGGTGTACTGTCTGGCGAGGGATATCCCTACCCATAATATCCGCCTGTCGCAGAACAACATTGTCGATCCGGAAAACCGTTACAACCAGATCTTCAAGATTCAGGTGGAGCTGCCGGAGGATATTTCGGAAAAAGATCGCCAGGGGATTCTGCGCTCTATCGATCGCTGTACCGTAAAAAAAGTGATCCAGACTGAGCCGGATTTCCAGATCGAGACGGTGGAAAACCTGGCGGAGGATGCTCAGGCACTGCTGATGGCGACGCCGGAAGCCGGGCAGCAGACGTTTATTGAGGGCAAGGACCTGCCGCTCGAACAGACCATTGCCAACATGACCAGGATCCTTGCGGATCTGGGGATGAAGATCGAGATTGCCTCCTGGCGCAATATCGTGCCGCATGTGTGGTCGCTGCATATTCGGGATGCGGCTTCACCCATGTGCTTTACCAACGGCAAGGGCGCCACCAAGGAAAGTGCGCTGTGCTCGGCACTGGGGGAGTTTATCGAGCGCCTGAACTGCAACTTCTTCTACAACGATCAGTTTTTTGGTGAAGAAATCGCGAACGCGGCATTCGTGCATTACCCGAACGAGCAATGGTTTGCGGTGCCGGAGGACGATGCGCTGCCAGAGGGCATTCTCGATGACTACACGCGGGCGATTTACAATCCCGAAGGAGAGTTGGCCGGTTCCAACCTGATTGACACCAACTCCGGCCGCGGGGACCGCGGTATCTGCTCTTTGCCATTCGTGCGCAAATCCGACGGCGAGGTGGTGTATTTCCCCTCCAACCTGATTGAAAACCTGTTTCTGAGTAATGGCATGAGCGCGGGCAATACCTTGCCGGAAGCGGAGGTACAGTGTCTATCAGAAATCTTCGAACGGGCGGTCAAAAAGCAGATTCTGGAGCAGGAGCTGGCGCTGCCCGACGTGCCGGCCGAGGTGCTCGCAAAGTACCCGGATATTGTCGAGGGCATCGACGAACTGGAAAAACAGGGCTTTCCGATTCTGGTGAAGGATGCTTCGCTCGGTGGCCAGTTCCCGGTGATGTGTGTGACCCTGATGAACCCGCGCACCGGCGGTGTGTTTGCCTCTTTTGGTGCACACCCGAGCCTGCACGTGGCGCTGGAACGCAGCCTGACCGAACTGATGCAGGGGCGCAGTTTTGAAGGCCTGAACGATGTGCCGCCGCCCACGTTTAACAGTCTTGAAGTCACAGAGCCGCAGAATTTTGTCGAGCACTTTATCGACTCCACCGGTGTGGTTTCCTGGCGTTTCTTCAGTGCCAGCGCGGATTTCGAATTCGTCGAATGGGACTTTACCCCGGAAACGACGTCAGGCAACCATGCCAATACCGATACCAATGTCGATACCCATACCAATACTCATATCAATAAGAGCGAGGCCGACCGCCTATTCCGGATTCTCGAGGAGATGGGTAAAGAGGTTTACATAGCAACTTACGACGAACTGGGTGCACCGGCCTGCCGGATCCTGGTGCCGGGTTATTCCGAGGTGTACCCGGTAGAAGACCTGATCTGGGACAACACCAACAAGGCGCTGGATTACCGCGAGGATATCCTGAACCTGCACCGTCTGGACGACGCGCAGCTGGAAGACCTGGTTGAGCGTCTGGAAGAGAGCCAGATCGACAACTACGAAACCATCATCACATTGATCGGCGTGGAGTTCGATGAGAACACCGTTTGGGGCCAGTTGACCGTACTCGAACTGAAGATACTGGTTTATCTCGCCCTGCAACGCCACGAGGAAGCGCTGGAACTGGTTGAAGCCTTCCTGCAGTACAACGACAACACCGTGGAGCGGGGGCTCTTCTACCGCGCGGTGCAGGCGGTGTTGGAAATAACCCTGGACGATGAACTCGAGCTGGAAGACTTCACGTTCAACCTCGGCCGTATGTACGGCGAGGATGTCTTACAGGCCGTCATTGGGTCGGTGGACGGAACCGTGCGCTTCCACGGCCTCACACCCACCAACATGCAACTGGAAGGTCTGGACAAGCACCTGCGCCTGATCGACAGCTACAAGAAGCTGCACGCCGCCCGTGCGGCGCGCGCCCACGCCGTCTGACGGGAAAAAGGGCGCGTTATAGTGCGCAGACAGACACAAAAAAAGCGGCCGAGGCCGCTTTTTTTGTTTGGGGCCAAGCCCGTTTACAGGCTCGCTGACTCCGGTTGCGCCGGCTCCTTGTCTTCGATGACGTAACCGTCTTCGTCCAGCTCAACAATCGGCATACCCAGCGCCTCGACGCTTTCACGGATATTCGCTGCATCACCGACCACGACGATGGACATGTCCTTCGGCGTCAGCAGTCCGGTAATGACCTTGTTGAGTTTGTTGCGGTCGGTTTCCTGCAAAATCGCATTTTGCTGGCTGCGATAATCCAGCGGCAGATCGTAGCGCAGGATGCGGTTGAGCAGGCCCAGCTTGGCGCTGGGTGTCTCATAGCTACGTGCTTCCTGCTGGCCGATCGCCGAGCGCAGATAGTTGAACTCGGTTTCCGTCATGCCTTCGCGGTCGAAGGTTTCCAGTTCGGTAAGCACTTCGTTCAACGCGTCTGCGGTGGCTTCTTTCTTCACTTCAGAGCTGAACATGTACATGCCTTCCTGGGGTTCACCCAGCAAGTAGGTACGCGCACCGTAGGTGTAGCCCTTATCTTCACGCAGGTTCAGGTTGATACGGCTGTTGAAATTGCCACCCAGCGGGAAATTGCCGAGATAGGCCAGGTAGTAATCACCCAGTGCATCGTAGGGCAGGCCGTGCTGGGCAACGCGGACGCTGGATTGTGCGGCACCATCCTTGTTGACCAGGTATACGGTGCGGCCTTTGATTTCCGGCGTTTCCAGCGCAATAGCCGGTCGTACCGGTTCCGATACCTTGAGCTGAGCCAGACCGTCCAGCGACTTCACAATGGTTTCATGGGGCAGGCTGGTGCTGACCGTTACGCCACCAAAGTGTACGGGGAAGTGCGCCTTGTAGTGCGCCTTGACGTCGTCCAGGGTGATGCTGGCCACGGTGCCCGGCAGGCCGCCAGTGGGGAAGCTGAGCGGATGTTCGGGGCCGCGCATCACTGCACCCACCGCGCGGGTTGCCAGGCCTTGCGGGGTCTTGCGTGCCTGCTGCAGGCCTTCAATGGTCTGCTGCTTGATACGGGCGAAATCTTCCTCGGTAAACGCGGGCTTGAGGATGCGCTCCATCATCAGCGGTACCGCTTTGTCCAGGTGCTTGGCCAGCACGCTGAGGGTCACGGTGGTGTCGTAATCACCGGCACTGACACTGATGGAAGCACCCAGTCGCTTCAACTCCTCGGCGAACTCCGCGGCACTGCGCTCGGTGGTGGCTTCTGTCATGAGCGAAGTCATCAGTGAGGTCAGGCCGGCTTTGCCCTGGGGCTCATCCCGTTGGCCCACACCGAATACCGCCTGAACGGTGACAGTGGGCGTTTCATCATTTTGTACCGCCAGTAGCCGCACGCCATTTTTCAGCTTGCCGTCGGCAATCTTGGGCAGCTCTACCTGTGGGTTAACACCGGGGGTGGGCTGAACCGAGCGATCAAAGCTGTCTTTTACCGGGCGCAGGGCCAGTGCTTCGTCGTCATCGCCATAGCTTTCCGGAATGGTGCGTTTCCATTCGTAGTTATGTTCCGCGGCAGCGAGTTCGGGTTTGCCGTTGGGAACAATGCTCAGCAGGACGGCGGGTTTGGATGCGATGTACTGGTCGAATACGCGGGTCACATCGTCCGTTTCTACCGCGAGATACGCATTGATCTCATCGTCGATACCTTTGGGGCTGCCAGTGAAGGTTTCGAAGGCCGCCAGGGTGGATACCTTGCCGGCAACAGACTGCAGGCCAAATACGCGGTTGGATTCGTAGCCCGCTTTGAATTTCAGCAGGTCATCTTCCTTCACGCCACGCTTGGCGAATTCCAGCAGTGTATCGCGCACAGCCTGTTCCATCTCCGCCAGGCTTTCACCGGAGGCCGGGTTTTGGATGACGATGAACCACATTTCGCAGGCGAGTTCTTTACAGGAATGATTCACCGAGGCCTGCACCGCGCGGCCGGTCTGCACCAGTCGCTGGTACAGCATGGAGTCCTGGCCCTGGCCGAGAATTTCAGCGGCGGCATCCAGCGCGGGCTCATCCGCGTGGTTGCCATACACCGTCGGAATCATCATCGCCAGCGCGGGCAGATGAATGTTGTCTTCCAGTGTGACATAGCGATCTTTATCCAGCGTGGCCGGTTGCTTGGGCAGGTTTTCTACCTCGGGGCCTGCGGGGATTGGACCGAAATACTTGGCCACCCATTCCAGGGTTTTCGCCTTGTCGACGTCACCGCCGATGGTCAGTACTGCATTGTTGGGGCCGTACCAGCGCAGGAAGAACCGCTTCAGGTCGTTGAGGTCTGCGCGGTTGAGATCTTCCATCCAGCCAATAACCGGCCACGAGTAGGGGTGTCCATCGGGGTAGGTGGCCGCGTACATGGTTTCAAGGGCGCGCCCGTAGGGGCGGTTGTCCACGCGCTGGCCGCGTTCATTCTTTACGGTTTCCCGCTGTACTTCGAATTTCTCTTCCGTCACCGCATCCAGGAACACGCCCATGCGGTCGGCCTCGAGCCACAGCACGGTTTCGAGCTGGTTGGCGGGCACGGTTTCGTAGTAGTTGGTACGGTCGGTATTGGTGGTACCGTTCAGGGTGCCGCCGGCTTCCTGAATGAGGCGGAAGTGTTCCTCGTCGGCCACGTTCACCGACCCCTGGAACATCATGTGTTCGAAGAAGTGGGCGAAGCCGGAGCGACCCGGATCTTCACGGTTGGAACCCACGTGGTAGGTGACATCTACATGTACCAGAGGGTCGGATTTGTCTTCGTGCAGGACGACGGTCAGGCCGTTGGCAAGCTTGTACTTGCTGTAGGGAATGGCGATCTCGGCGCCATCGCCGTCGAAGGTTTCAACCAGGGTGACACCTGCAGGAAGTGTCTCGGCGGATGCCGAAGCGGATGGTTCCGTGGAGGACTGGGTGGTGCCCACGTCCTTGCCGCAGGCTACCAGTAGCGCAGCGGCGAAAATGAGGGCGAATTTTGTTCGATCCATTATTAGGTGACTCCATGTGCTGTGAAAACGCCCTGATGCTACCACAGCTCAACGCGCAACACGGCGCCGCTTTGATTACACGCAGTCACACCGGAAAACGAGGCCCTTCGGGAATGCAGTCACCCCCGAAAATAGAAAAAGGGCGCACTGTTTAGTGCGCCCTTTTTGTGGGTTGCCTGAGTCGAGTCTGAATCAGAACTTGAGCTCGGTACCTACGCCGAAGTAGCTGCGCTCGTAATCGTCAGCCGCGGTTTCGTCGGTGTAGAAACCGAACACCTTGGTGGCGCTGGACAGTTTGTAATCCAGGCCCAGGCTGAAGGTTTCGCCGTCGGTTTTCACGATGTCGGACTGGCCATACTGTGCCTTGGCGGTCCAGCTGTCGATTTTGTAGGCTACGGAAGTAACCCAGCCGTCTTGTGTGCTGTTGTCGGCTTTTTCCTGCTCTTCGTACAGACCGCCAACCTGCAGGTTGCCGAAGTTGTACTGTGCAACTACGCGGTTAACACTCCAGTCGTTACCTTCAACGTCCTGATCGTAGGCGTAGGCCAGGTACACGCCGTTGTTGTCGTAGGCGAAGGAGATGGATGTGCCGTTGTCACGGGTGTCGATTACGTTGCCTTCGTCATCCAGCAGCTCGGCTTCTTTGTTGCTGATGTAGGCTGCAGCGACCTTGAAACCACCGAACGACGGGGTGGTGTACTGCATGGCATTGGAAGGACGGTTGTCGCTCTTGGACACCATGCTCTTGATATCGCCTTCCAGGTCGTTGAACAGGTCCACTTTCTTCTGTGCGACTTTCAGCGGGGAGTCGAATTTGCCGCCGATGATCTGGCCGAAGCCGCCTTCGAGGCCGGCGTAGATGTTACGCTGGCTGAAGGTGTCGCCTTCACCGTCCATGTTGACCTGGAATTCCATTTTGTAGATGCCTTTGATACCGCTCTCCAGAGGCAGCTCACCTTTCACACCCAGGCGGGATGCGTTGCTGGATACGTCAGTAACGGTACCGTTACCCTCGTCTTCAGACTGGAAAGACACGTTGGCCTTGCCGTAATAATCGAAGACTTCGGCTTGGGCGAAGGTCGGAAGTGCTGCAGCCATAGCCAGGGAAATCGCGGTTTTTTTCATGATTGCTCTCGTAACCAAGGGTTGAAAAAAGAATTGACGTTGTGTGTTCTTCAGATGCGGCGCAGTTTGCTGTACGAATGTTACAAAGATGTGAAAGATGAAAAAGATTTGAATCTTTTGTGACGAAAGGGTCGAAAAATAGTCAGTAATGGCTGTTTGGCGTGGTTGAATCAGCAAAAATCCACAGGGAAAGGGGGGTTGATCGACATGGACAGTCGACAGTGACAGGGATGAATCCGGGTGTTCGCACAGGTGTTTCCGCGGCACTCTGGGCCTGCGCCGTGGGTATCGGGCAGGTGGCTTTCTGGCCCCGGTTGCCGGGCACCGCGGACTTGGCGGGCGGCGGTTTACTGGCGCTGGCCGCCATTGGCCTGCTCGCCCTGACTACCCGCGGAAGGGACCATTGCGGCGGATGGCGAACACGTGCGGTCCGAATGTTATTGCCTTTTTTACTGGGTAGCTGCTGGGGCCTGCAGTCGAACCACCGGGCGCTGGACCAGCGGTTGCCTCCGGATCTGCACGGTACCGATCACGACGTGCGCGTTGAGTTGACTTCCCTGGTCAGGGCTACGCCTGCCGCCTCCCGGTTCGGACCGCCGGTTGCGGGGGCCAGCGGATATCAGGATGCGCGTTTCCGGGCGCGGATCGTCCATGCAGACGACCCGCGTTTGCACAACCGCACGTTGCAACTGGGCTGGTATCGGGTAGCGCCGGCCGATGCCGCGCGCCTTACCAGCGGCAGCCGCTGGCAAATGCGTGTGCGGTTGAAGGAGCCACGGGGCAGCGTTAATCCGCATACCTTTGATTACGAGGCGTGGTTACTGGAGCAGGGGCTGTTTGCCACTGGCTACGTGCGCGATCGGGACCAATCACCCATTCATATCGCTCCGGGATCCGGGGTGGGTGCGCTGCGCGATAGCCTGCGTCGCCAACTATCGCAACCGGCCGCACAGGGCTCGGGATACACCGAGGCGCCGCTTATCCGCGCACTGCTGCTCGGCGACCGCAGTGACATCGACACCCGGACGCAAGCCTTGTTGCAGCGTACCGGCACGGCCCACTTGCTGGCGATTTCCGGACTCCATGTGGGTATGGTGGCTGGAGCTTTCTTCTTGCTCGGCTGGTTCTTCGGGCGACTTTTCGGTGCCTTTACTGGTGGACGATGGTGCAGCCCGTTGACCATCGCCGGGTTTGCCGGGCTCTCGGGGGCTCTCGGCTACACACTGATTAGCGGAGCCCCGTTGTCTGCCCAGCGGGCGCTGCTGATGACGGCAGTGGCCATGGTTACACTGCTTTTCCGACGGAGGATCGATGGGCAACTGACGCTTGCCCTGGCGGTATGCGGCGTTCTGTTGTGGCAGCCACTGGCGGTATTGAATGCCGGGTTCTGGCTGTCGTTTATCGCCGTTGCGGCGCTGCTGTTACGTTTCCAAGGGCGTTTGAACTTGGGGCCGGTCAGCGAATCGGCGAGTACCAGCGCGAGTCCAGCGGGCGCTCGGACGAGAGGTGCGGGAACACGATTGCAAGCGCTGCGCACCTGGCTGCGCACCTGGATGGTTAATGGGGTGCACAGCCAGTGGGCCATTTTCCTCGCCTTGCTGGTGCCATCCGTACTGATCTTCCATGGCATCAGCCTGAGTGGCCTGCTGATCAATCTGGTGGCGATTCCCTGGGTAGGACTGTCGATCCTGCCGCTGATCCTGTTGGGTGCCTTGTGTCCGGTGGTGCCGCTGAAGACGGTGCTTTGGACACTGGCCGATATGCAGCTCTCCTGGCTGCTGACGTTCTTCGAATGGCTTGATGGCATTGCGCCGGGCTGGCAGGTGCTGCCCGTGCCCGGCCCCTGGTTGTCGGCACTGCTGGTGCTGAGTGCGCTGGCGTTGCTGCTGCCGAAGGGCGTGCCGGGCAGGGGGCTTGGCCTGCTGTGCTTTCCGGTGATCGCAGTTGGCGCCACACCCTGGCAGCGTCCAGCGCCGGCCACGTTCGAGCTCGCGGTACTGGATGTGGGGCAGGGGCTCGCGGTGACGGCGACCACCACCCAGCACACCGTGATCTTTGATACCGGCGCCAGTACCGCGAGCGGCTGGAGTGCCGGCGCCGGTATTGTCGCGCCGTATTTGCGGGCGCAGGGGCGGTCCAGCGTCGACGGATTGATTGTCAGTCACGGGGATCGTGATCACGCCGGTGGCGCTGCCGGGGTAATGGCAATGCTGGCAGTAGACCAGCTGTTT
This Microbulbifer sp. Q7 DNA region includes the following protein-coding sequences:
- a CDS encoding OsmC domain/YcaO domain-containing protein; this encodes MEINVNFLENLRLEAKFDDFTVITDQPIRYKGDGSAPSPFDYFLASSALCAAYFVRVYCLARDIPTHNIRLSQNNIVDPENRYNQIFKIQVELPEDISEKDRQGILRSIDRCTVKKVIQTEPDFQIETVENLAEDAQALLMATPEAGQQTFIEGKDLPLEQTIANMTRILADLGMKIEIASWRNIVPHVWSLHIRDAASPMCFTNGKGATKESALCSALGEFIERLNCNFFYNDQFFGEEIANAAFVHYPNEQWFAVPEDDALPEGILDDYTRAIYNPEGELAGSNLIDTNSGRGDRGICSLPFVRKSDGEVVYFPSNLIENLFLSNGMSAGNTLPEAEVQCLSEIFERAVKKQILEQELALPDVPAEVLAKYPDIVEGIDELEKQGFPILVKDASLGGQFPVMCVTLMNPRTGGVFASFGAHPSLHVALERSLTELMQGRSFEGLNDVPPPTFNSLEVTEPQNFVEHFIDSTGVVSWRFFSASADFEFVEWDFTPETTSGNHANTDTNVDTHTNTHINKSEADRLFRILEEMGKEVYIATYDELGAPACRILVPGYSEVYPVEDLIWDNTNKALDYREDILNLHRLDDAQLEDLVERLEESQIDNYETIITLIGVEFDENTVWGQLTVLELKILVYLALQRHEEALELVEAFLQYNDNTVERGLFYRAVQAVLEITLDDELELEDFTFNLGRMYGEDVLQAVIGSVDGTVRFHGLTPTNMQLEGLDKHLRLIDSYKKLHAARAARAHAV
- a CDS encoding pitrilysin family protein, with translation MDRTKFALIFAAALLVACGKDVGTTQSSTEPSASASAETLPAGVTLVETFDGDGAEIAIPYSKYKLANGLTVVLHEDKSDPLVHVDVTYHVGSNREDPGRSGFAHFFEHMMFQGSVNVADEEHFRLIQEAGGTLNGTTNTDRTNYYETVPANQLETVLWLEADRMGVFLDAVTEEKFEVQRETVKNERGQRVDNRPYGRALETMYAATYPDGHPYSWPVIGWMEDLNRADLNDLKRFFLRWYGPNNAVLTIGGDVDKAKTLEWVAKYFGPIPAGPEVENLPKQPATLDKDRYVTLEDNIHLPALAMMIPTVYGNHADEPALDAAAEILGQGQDSMLYQRLVQTGRAVQASVNHSCKELACEMWFIVIQNPASGESLAEMEQAVRDTLLEFAKRGVKEDDLLKFKAGYESNRVFGLQSVAGKVSTLAAFETFTGSPKGIDDEINAYLAVETDDVTRVFDQYIASKPAVLLSIVPNGKPELAAAEHNYEWKRTIPESYGDDDEALALRPVKDSFDRSVQPTPGVNPQVELPKIADGKLKNGVRLLAVQNDETPTVTVQAVFGVGQRDEPQGKAGLTSLMTSLMTEATTERSAAEFAEELKRLGASISVSAGDYDTTVTLSVLAKHLDKAVPLMMERILKPAFTEEDFARIKQQTIEGLQQARKTPQGLATRAVGAVMRGPEHPLSFPTGGLPGTVASITLDDVKAHYKAHFPVHFGGVTVSTSLPHETIVKSLDGLAQLKVSEPVRPAIALETPEIKGRTVYLVNKDGAAQSSVRVAQHGLPYDALGDYYLAYLGNFPLGGNFNSRINLNLREDKGYTYGARTYLLGEPQEGMYMFSSEVKKEATADALNEVLTELETFDREGMTETEFNYLRSAIGQQEARSYETPSAKLGLLNRILRYDLPLDYRSQQNAILQETDRNKLNKVITGLLTPKDMSIVVVGDAANIRESVEALGMPIVELDEDGYVIEDKEPAQPESASL
- a CDS encoding porin, with protein sequence MKKTAISLAMAAALPTFAQAEVFDYYGKANVSFQSEDEGNGTVTDVSSNASRLGVKGELPLESGIKGIYKMEFQVNMDGEGDTFSQRNIYAGLEGGFGQIIGGKFDSPLKVAQKKVDLFNDLEGDIKSMVSKSDNRPSNAMQYTTPSFGGFKVAAAYISNKEAELLDDEGNVIDTRDNGTSISFAYDNNGVYLAYAYDQDVEGNDWSVNRVVAQYNFGNLQVGGLYEEQEKADNSTQDGWVTSVAYKIDSWTAKAQYGQSDIVKTDGETFSLGLDYKLSSATKVFGFYTDETAADDYERSYFGVGTELKF
- a CDS encoding DNA internalization-related competence protein ComEC/Rec2, coding for MNPGVRTGVSAALWACAVGIGQVAFWPRLPGTADLAGGGLLALAAIGLLALTTRGRDHCGGWRTRAVRMLLPFLLGSCWGLQSNHRALDQRLPPDLHGTDHDVRVELTSLVRATPAASRFGPPVAGASGYQDARFRARIVHADDPRLHNRTLQLGWYRVAPADAARLTSGSRWQMRVRLKEPRGSVNPHTFDYEAWLLEQGLFATGYVRDRDQSPIHIAPGSGVGALRDSLRRQLSQPAAQGSGYTEAPLIRALLLGDRSDIDTRTQALLQRTGTAHLLAISGLHVGMVAGAFFLLGWFFGRLFGAFTGGRWCSPLTIAGFAGLSGALGYTLISGAPLSAQRALLMTAVAMVTLLFRRRIDGQLTLALAVCGVLLWQPLAVLNAGFWLSFIAVAALLLRFQGRLNLGPVSESASTSASPAGARTRGAGTRLQALRTWLRTWMVNGVHSQWAIFLALLVPSVLIFHGISLSGLLINLVAIPWVGLSILPLILLGALCPVVPLKTVLWTLADMQLSWLLTFFEWLDGIAPGWQVLPVPGPWLSALLVLSALALLLPKGVPGRGLGLLCFPVIAVGATPWQRPAPATFELAVLDVGQGLAVTATTTQHTVIFDTGASTASGWSAGAGIVAPYLRAQGRSSVDGLIVSHGDRDHAGGAAGVMAMLAVDQLFAPGRLGQRLLGRATPDIAEPLPLVTGMQPCVAGGSVQFGELTVRWMWPLSPALNGEENDHSCVGLLTWRDTRVLLTGDISRAVEIQLAALYPDFLPVDVLVAPHHGSRTSSSPALLNWAAPQRVVFSTGYRHHFGHPHPAVVSRYRALGAELFNTADLGAVQFYWQQSSTEPRVACARDTAKFWRPSRVEDGCSQVQTVDRPG